The proteins below come from a single Accipiter gentilis chromosome W, bAccGen1.1, whole genome shotgun sequence genomic window:
- the LOC126035304 gene encoding DDB1- and CUL4-associated factor 12 isoform X2: protein MARKTVSRKRKAAVAAAAGGLQGEQYGWDHSVHKRKRLPLVKRSLVYYLKGREVRMQNESSYHGLLHGYAAQQLPSLLKEREFHLGTLNKVFASQWLNHRQVVCGTKCNTLFVVDVQTGQITKIPILKDREPSMVNQQGCGIHAIELNPSRTLLATGGDNPNSLAIYRLPTLDPVCVGDDGHKDWIFSIAWISDTMAVSGSRDGSMGLWEVTEDVLSKSDTRHNLSQVPVYAHITHRALKDIPKENTNPDNCKVRALAFNNKNKELGAVSLDGYFHLWKAEHTLSKLLSTKLPYCRENVCLAYGQEWSVYAVGSQAHVSFLDPRQPSHNVKSVCSKERGSGIRSVSFYEHIITVGTGQGSLLFYDIRAQRFLDEKPPHVCYGQKQKLGGSEILKLTTGKGWLFSCSRSFLSPQTHCSAWCMLNIRHTDSSTTEISEILDNWKGCD, encoded by the exons ATGGCCCGGAAAACAGTTAGCAGGAAGCGGAAAGCGGCGGTGGCTGCTGCCGCCGGGGGGCTCCAGGGGGAGcag TATGGGTGGGATCACTCGGTTCACAAAAGGAAAAGACTCCCCCTGGTGAAAAGGTCTCTGGTGTACTACCTGAAAGGTAGAGAGGTCAGGATGCAGAATGAGTCCAGCTATCACGGCTTGTTGCACGGATATGCAGCTCAGCAACTTCCCAGCCTCCTGAAGGAGAGAGAATTTCACCTCGGAACCCTTAATAAAGTGTTTGCCTCCCAGTGGCTGAACCACCGACAAGTGGTGTGTGGGACAAAATGCAATACA TTATTTGTAGTAGATGTCCAGACTGGTCAAATTACCAAGATTCCTATTCTGAAAGATCGTGAACCCAGCATGGTGAACCAGCAGGGATGTGGTATTCATGCCATTGAGCTCAACCCCTCGAGGACCCTTCTGGCCACAGGTGGAGACAACCCCAACAGTCTTGCAATTTATCGTCTGCCTACACTTGATCCTGTCTGTGTGGGAGAT gatggACATAAGGACTGGATATTTTCAATTGCATGGATCAGTGATACTATGGCTGTTTCTG GTTCCCGGGATGGTTCGATGGGTCTCTGGGAAGTCACAGAGGATGTGTTGTCCAAAAGTGATACCAGGCATAATCTCTCTCAAGTTCCTGTCTATGCCCACATAACACACAGGGCTCTGAAGGATATCCCCAAGGAGAACACCAATCCTGACAACTGCAAAGTCCGAGCATTGGCTTTCAACAATAAGAACAAG gaactgGGAGCTGTGTCCCTAGATGGGTATTTTCATCTTTGGAAAGCAGAGCACACGTTATCAAag TTACTTTCCACAAAGTTGCCATACTGCAGGGAGAATGTGTGTTTGGCTTATGGTCAGGAGTGGTCAGTGTATGCAGTAGGATCACAGGCACATGTCTCCTTTCTGGATCCCAGGCAGCCTTCTCACAATGTTAAATCCGTCTGTTCCAAAGAACGAGGCAGTG GCATTCGATCAGTGAGCTTCTATGAGCACATCATCACAGTGGGAACGGGGCAAGGTTCCTTATTGTTTTATGATATCAGAGCCCAGAGGTTCCTGGATGAAAAGCCCCCACATGTCTGCTATGGACAGAAGCAGAAATTAGGAGGAAGTGAAATTTTGAAGTTGACTACTGGGAAAGGCTGGCTG
- the LOC126035304 gene encoding DDB1- and CUL4-associated factor 12 isoform X1, with product MARKTVSRKRKAAVAAAAGGLQGEQYGWDHSVHKRKRLPLVKRSLVYYLKGREVRMQNESSYHGLLHGYAAQQLPSLLKEREFHLGTLNKVFASQWLNHRQVVCGTKCNTLFVVDVQTGQITKIPILKDREPSMVNQQGCGIHAIELNPSRTLLATGGDNPNSLAIYRLPTLDPVCVGDDGHKDWIFSIAWISDTMAVSGSRDGSMGLWEVTEDVLSKSDTRHNLSQVPVYAHITHRALKDIPKENTNPDNCKVRALAFNNKNKELGAVSLDGYFHLWKAEHTLSKLLSTKLPYCRENVCLAYGQEWSVYAVGSQAHVSFLDPRQPSHNVKSVCSKERGSGIRSVSFYEHIITVGTGQGSLLFYDIRAQRFLDEKPPHVCYGQKQKLGGSEILKLTTGKGWLNHDETWRNYFSDINFFPNAVYTHCYDLSGTKLFVAGGPLPSGLHGNYAGLWS from the exons ATGGCCCGGAAAACAGTTAGCAGGAAGCGGAAAGCGGCGGTGGCTGCTGCCGCCGGGGGGCTCCAGGGGGAGcag TATGGGTGGGATCACTCGGTTCACAAAAGGAAAAGACTCCCCCTGGTGAAAAGGTCTCTGGTGTACTACCTGAAAGGTAGAGAGGTCAGGATGCAGAATGAGTCCAGCTATCACGGCTTGTTGCACGGATATGCAGCTCAGCAACTTCCCAGCCTCCTGAAGGAGAGAGAATTTCACCTCGGAACCCTTAATAAAGTGTTTGCCTCCCAGTGGCTGAACCACCGACAAGTGGTGTGTGGGACAAAATGCAATACA TTATTTGTAGTAGATGTCCAGACTGGTCAAATTACCAAGATTCCTATTCTGAAAGATCGTGAACCCAGCATGGTGAACCAGCAGGGATGTGGTATTCATGCCATTGAGCTCAACCCCTCGAGGACCCTTCTGGCCACAGGTGGAGACAACCCCAACAGTCTTGCAATTTATCGTCTGCCTACACTTGATCCTGTCTGTGTGGGAGAT gatggACATAAGGACTGGATATTTTCAATTGCATGGATCAGTGATACTATGGCTGTTTCTG GTTCCCGGGATGGTTCGATGGGTCTCTGGGAAGTCACAGAGGATGTGTTGTCCAAAAGTGATACCAGGCATAATCTCTCTCAAGTTCCTGTCTATGCCCACATAACACACAGGGCTCTGAAGGATATCCCCAAGGAGAACACCAATCCTGACAACTGCAAAGTCCGAGCATTGGCTTTCAACAATAAGAACAAG gaactgGGAGCTGTGTCCCTAGATGGGTATTTTCATCTTTGGAAAGCAGAGCACACGTTATCAAag TTACTTTCCACAAAGTTGCCATACTGCAGGGAGAATGTGTGTTTGGCTTATGGTCAGGAGTGGTCAGTGTATGCAGTAGGATCACAGGCACATGTCTCCTTTCTGGATCCCAGGCAGCCTTCTCACAATGTTAAATCCGTCTGTTCCAAAGAACGAGGCAGTG GCATTCGATCAGTGAGCTTCTATGAGCACATCATCACAGTGGGAACGGGGCAAGGTTCCTTATTGTTTTATGATATCAGAGCCCAGAGGTTCCTGGATGAAAAGCCCCCACATGTCTGCTATGGACAGAAGCAGAAATTAGGAGGAAGTGAAATTTTGAAGTTGACTACTGGGAAAGGCTGGCTG AATCATGATGAAACCtggaggaattatttttctgacataaatTTCTTCCCAAATGCTGTTTATACCCACTGCTACGACTTGTCTGGAACGAAACTCTTTGTGGCAGGAGGCCCCCTTCCATCAGGACTTCATGGGAATTATGCTGGTCTCTGGAGCTAA
- the LOC126035304 gene encoding DDB1- and CUL4-associated factor 12 isoform X3 yields MARKTVSRKRKAAVAAAAGGLQGEQYGWDHSVHKRKRLPLVKRSLVYYLKGREVRMQNESSYHGLLHGYAAQQLPSLLKEREFHLGTLNKVFASQWLNHRQVVCGTKCNTLFVVDVQTGQITKIPILKDREPSMVNQQGCGIHAIELNPSRTLLATGGDNPNSLAIYRLPTLDPVCVGDDGHKDWIFSIAWISDTMAVSGSRDGSMGLWEVTEDVLSKSDTRHNLSQVPVYAHITHRALKDIPKENTNPDNCKVRALAFNNKNKELGAVSLDGYFHLWKAEHTLSKLLSTKLPYCRENVCLAYGQEWSVYAVGSQAHVSFLDPRQPSHNVKSVCSKERGSGIRSVSFYEHIITVGTGQGSLLFYDIRAQRFLDEKPPHVCYGQKQKLGGSEILKLTTGKGWLTHCSAWCMLNIRHTDSSTTEISEILDNWKGCD; encoded by the exons ATGGCCCGGAAAACAGTTAGCAGGAAGCGGAAAGCGGCGGTGGCTGCTGCCGCCGGGGGGCTCCAGGGGGAGcag TATGGGTGGGATCACTCGGTTCACAAAAGGAAAAGACTCCCCCTGGTGAAAAGGTCTCTGGTGTACTACCTGAAAGGTAGAGAGGTCAGGATGCAGAATGAGTCCAGCTATCACGGCTTGTTGCACGGATATGCAGCTCAGCAACTTCCCAGCCTCCTGAAGGAGAGAGAATTTCACCTCGGAACCCTTAATAAAGTGTTTGCCTCCCAGTGGCTGAACCACCGACAAGTGGTGTGTGGGACAAAATGCAATACA TTATTTGTAGTAGATGTCCAGACTGGTCAAATTACCAAGATTCCTATTCTGAAAGATCGTGAACCCAGCATGGTGAACCAGCAGGGATGTGGTATTCATGCCATTGAGCTCAACCCCTCGAGGACCCTTCTGGCCACAGGTGGAGACAACCCCAACAGTCTTGCAATTTATCGTCTGCCTACACTTGATCCTGTCTGTGTGGGAGAT gatggACATAAGGACTGGATATTTTCAATTGCATGGATCAGTGATACTATGGCTGTTTCTG GTTCCCGGGATGGTTCGATGGGTCTCTGGGAAGTCACAGAGGATGTGTTGTCCAAAAGTGATACCAGGCATAATCTCTCTCAAGTTCCTGTCTATGCCCACATAACACACAGGGCTCTGAAGGATATCCCCAAGGAGAACACCAATCCTGACAACTGCAAAGTCCGAGCATTGGCTTTCAACAATAAGAACAAG gaactgGGAGCTGTGTCCCTAGATGGGTATTTTCATCTTTGGAAAGCAGAGCACACGTTATCAAag TTACTTTCCACAAAGTTGCCATACTGCAGGGAGAATGTGTGTTTGGCTTATGGTCAGGAGTGGTCAGTGTATGCAGTAGGATCACAGGCACATGTCTCCTTTCTGGATCCCAGGCAGCCTTCTCACAATGTTAAATCCGTCTGTTCCAAAGAACGAGGCAGTG GCATTCGATCAGTGAGCTTCTATGAGCACATCATCACAGTGGGAACGGGGCAAGGTTCCTTATTGTTTTATGATATCAGAGCCCAGAGGTTCCTGGATGAAAAGCCCCCACATGTCTGCTATGGACAGAAGCAGAAATTAGGAGGAAGTGAAATTTTGAAGTTGACTACTGGGAAAGGCTGGCTG